The Etheostoma cragini isolate CJK2018 chromosome 5, CSU_Ecrag_1.0, whole genome shotgun sequence genome contains a region encoding:
- the cnot6l gene encoding CCR4-NOT transcription complex subunit 6-like has product MPKEKYDPPDPRRCYTIMPAEEAANGKKSYWAELEISGRVRSLSSSLWTLTHLTALHINDNNLSRIPPDIAKLPNLVFLNLSSNKLRSLPAELGNMVSLRELLLNNNLLRVLPYELGRLFQLQTLGLKGNPLSQDILNLYQESDGTRKLLNYMLDNLAVHPEQLPQRPWITLKERDQMTPTAVFTVMCYNVLCDKYATRQLYGYCPSWALNWEYRKKGIMEEITSCDADIISLQEVETEQYYTMFLETLKERGYDGYFCPKSRAKLVSEQERKHVDGCAVFFKTEKFTLVQKHTVEFNQVAMANSEGSEVMLNRVMTKDNIGVVVLLEVNKDMFSDGMKPPQERQLILVANAHMHWDPEYSDVKLIQTMMFLSELKSIAERASGSMATGSPTSNPSSIPIVLCADLNSLPDSGVVEYLSNGGVAENHKDFKELRYNECLTNFSCNGKNGNSDGSITHSFQLKSAYDSNLMPYTNYTYDFKGVIDYIFFSKTHMSVLGLMGPLDSQWLIDNNITGCPHPHIPSDHFSLLAQLELHPPVPHPLKPLNGLHLPVHR; this is encoded by the exons ATGCCAAAGGAAAAATATGATCCTCCTGATCCCCGCAGATGTTACACCATCATGCCAGCGGAGGAGGCGGCCAACGGGAAGAAGTCTTACTGGGCCGAGCTTGAGATTTCTG GACGGGTGAGGAGCCTGAGCAGCTCGTTATGGACACTCACCCACCTGACGGCGCTGCACATCAATGACAACAACCTGAGCCGCATCCCACCGGACATCGCCAAGCTGCCCAACCTGGTCTTCCTAAACCTTTCCTCCAATAAGCTCCGCAGCCTGCCCGCCGAACTGGGCAATATGGTCTCTCTCAG GGAATTGCTTTTAAACAATAATCTTTTACGAGTTCTGCCTTATGAACTTGGGAGGCTTTTCCAGTTACAAACCTTGGGGCTAAAAG GAAACCCTTTGTCCCAAGACATCCTCAATCTGTACCAGGAGTCGGACGGAACCAGAAAGCTTTTGAACTACATGCTTGACAATCTAGCAG TGCACCCAGAGCAGCTCCCCCAAAGACCTTGGATCACTCTGAAAGAGCGAGACCAAATGACTCCCACGG CCGTGTTCACTGTTATGTGCTACAACGTGCTGTGCGACAAGTACGCCACGCGGCAGCTGTACGGCTACTGTCCATCCTGGGCCCTAAACTGGGAGTACCGCAAGAAAGGCATCATGGAGGAAATCACCAGCTGTGACGCTGACATTATCAGCCTGCAG gagGTGGAGACTGAGCAGTACTACACTATGTTTCTGGAAACGCTGAAGGAGCGCGGCTACGACGGCTACTTCTGCCCAAAGTCTCGTGCCAAACTTGTTTCTGAACAGGAGAGGAAACACGTGGACGGCTGCGCTGTGTTCTTCAAGACTGAAAA GTTTACTTTGGTCCAGAAACACACTGTGGAGTTTAACCAGGTGGCCATGGCCAACTCTGAGGGCTCAGAGGTCATGCTGAACAGAGTGATGACCAAAGACAACATTGGGGTGGTCGTTCTGCTCGAGGTCAACAAGGACATGTTCTCTGATG GCATGAAGCCCCCACAGGAGAGGCAGCTGATCCTGGTGGCCAACGCCCACATGCATTGGGACCCCGAGTACTCGGACGTCAAGTTGATCCAAACTATGATGTTCCTGTCTGAGCTGAAGAGCATTGCAGAGAGGGCCTCGGGCTCCATGGCGACCGGTTCGCCAACCTCCAACCCGTCCTCCATCCCCATCGTCCTTTGTGCTGACCTCAACTCGCTGCCCGACTCCG GTGTAGTGGAATACCTGAGCAATGGAGGAGTGGCTGAGAATCACAAGGACTTCAAGGAGCTACGCTACAATGAATGTCTGACCAACTTCAGCTGCAACGGCAAGAACGGCAACTCAGATGGAAGCATCACACACAGCTTCCAGCTGAAGAGCGCCTACGACAGCAATCTGATGCCTTACACCAACTACACATATGACTTTAAG GGCGTTATCGACTACATCTTCTTCTCCAAGACCCACATGAGTGTCCTGGGCCTGATGGGACCGCTGGACAGCCAGTGGCTCATCGACAACAACATCACTGGCTGCCCCCACCCCCACATCCCCTCGGACCACTTCTCCCTACTCGCCCAGCTGGAGCTTCACCCTCCCGTGCCCCACCCGCTCAAACCCCTCAACGGACTGCACCTGCCCGTCCACAGGTAG